One stretch of Arachis hypogaea cultivar Tifrunner chromosome 20, arahy.Tifrunner.gnm2.J5K5, whole genome shotgun sequence DNA includes these proteins:
- the LOC112783248 gene encoding probable NAD(P)H dehydrogenase subunit CRR3, chloroplastic produces the protein MMKMLCLSNIIPINKTILASSPNNDVPIPPPSSSSKRRKVGPRRPPKPTVIQIERIVGAGSFRDGEQAGDSDVRKSVFDLFLGQAFEGPVEKKIRTTGEWLLTNAEPRFQKSGKGILKFIFQLMLPIWIMSLLVASGVIKLPFSSPFLDDLLL, from the exons ATGATGAAGATGCTTTGCTTATCGAATATTATTCCCATAAACAAAACAATTCTTGCTTCTTCACCCAATAACGATGTTCCtattcctcctccttcttcttcgtcCAAGAGAAGAAAAGTTGGGCCTCGAAGACCACCAAAACCCACTGTAATCCAAATTGAACGCATTGTTGGTGCTGGAAGCTTTAGAGATGGCGAACAAGCGGG AGATTCGGACGTGAGGAAGTCAGTGTTCGACTTGTTCTTGGGCCAAGCATTTGAAGGGCCAGTGGAGAAGAAAATCAGAACAACTGGCGAGTGGCTTCTTACTAATGCTGAGCCTCGATTTCAAAAATCGG GCAAAGGAATTCTCAAGTTTATTTTCCAATTGATGCTACCAATTTGGATTATGTCACTACTAGTTGCTAGTGGAGTTATCAAGTTACCATTCAGTAGTCCTTTTCTTGATGACCTACTCTTGTGA